The Streptococcus mitis genome has a segment encoding these proteins:
- a CDS encoding DMT family transporter, translating to MNQYQKKIVKGTIYSLLSGLIWGICGILGEYFFTHYKVSSGWITSMRLLVAGSLVLILSAFQLRRKLVDIWRDKKNYLPFLAYAILGIFSVQFFFYLCVEYSNATTATILQFISPVFILFYNRMVYKKKASLSAILYVLIAMLGVFLMATRGDLSQLSMTPLALITGLLSAVGVMFNVILPQSFAKRYGFIPTVGWGMIIAGLFSNLLHPVYRITFQLDIVSVLICLTIAVFGTAFAFFISMKAVSLVSPLVVSVVSASEPLSSALLSVLFLGLVMDGFLALSMVLIIVPMIFLSVEEAKERH from the coding sequence ATGAATCAATATCAGAAAAAGATTGTTAAGGGGACAATCTATTCACTATTATCAGGTTTAATCTGGGGGATTTGCGGGATTTTAGGAGAGTATTTCTTTACTCATTATAAAGTATCTTCGGGCTGGATTACTTCTATGCGTTTACTGGTAGCCGGAAGTCTTGTTTTGATCCTATCAGCCTTTCAGTTACGTAGGAAGTTAGTCGATATTTGGCGAGATAAGAAAAATTACCTGCCCTTTTTAGCCTATGCTATTTTGGGGATTTTTTCTGTGCAGTTTTTCTTTTATCTATGCGTTGAGTACTCAAATGCGACAACTGCGACTATTTTACAATTTATCAGTCCAGTTTTTATTCTATTTTACAATCGAATGGTTTACAAAAAGAAGGCGTCTCTTAGTGCTATCCTATATGTTTTGATTGCCATGCTGGGTGTGTTTTTAATGGCTACTAGAGGAGATTTATCGCAGCTGTCTATGACTCCCTTGGCTTTGATAACGGGCTTGCTCAGTGCAGTTGGAGTCATGTTTAATGTTATCTTGCCACAATCTTTTGCCAAGCGATATGGCTTTATACCGACAGTTGGTTGGGGGATGATTATAGCGGGACTATTTAGTAACCTACTCCATCCAGTCTATCGTATTACTTTTCAGTTAGATATTGTGAGTGTGTTGATTTGTTTAACGATAGCTGTATTCGGGACTGCATTTGCTTTCTTTATTTCGATGAAGGCGGTATCTCTTGTATCTCCTTTGGTTGTATCAGTGGTGAGTGCTAGTGAGCCCCTTTCTTCAGCTTTACTGAGCGTTCTCTTTCTTGGTCTAGTTATGGATGGATTTCTAGCTTTGTCTATGGTGTTGATTATTGTTCCTATGATTTTCTTATCTGTAGAAGAAGCTAAGGAAAGACATTAA